A stretch of the Photobacterium sp. CCB-ST2H9 genome encodes the following:
- the ubiH gene encoding 2-octaprenyl-6-methoxyphenyl hydroxylase — protein MKQYDVVIAGGAMTGASLALALDRLSEGALRIAVVEAVLPEQSGHPGYDARSIALSLGSVQLMTELGLWPALMREATAISRIHVSDRGHAGLARIAADEYGADALGYVIELAQAGAVFHEQLAQSSGIDLLCPVKIKAIERETDQVILQLSSGESCRANLLVAADGGLSECCLQLGISQTSLNFEQVAIIANVSTTKPHQGEAFERFTPFGPLALLPMSQGRSSLVWCVPPEQQETVMGWDDEMFLQQLQKAFGWRLGQMVKTGQRYAYPLSLRQAERRVSHRFAVIGNAAQTLHPIAGQGFNLGLRDVMTLAEEVVAGVSRGDEAGSMAVLSRFRQRRESDQAATIAMTSGLVTVFANEYWPLVAGRNAGLMAMNALNVLKAPLVKRAMGQVDR, from the coding sequence GTGAAGCAGTATGATGTTGTGATTGCCGGAGGCGCAATGACGGGCGCCAGCCTGGCGCTGGCGCTGGACAGGCTGAGTGAAGGCGCTTTGCGTATTGCTGTTGTTGAGGCCGTGTTACCGGAGCAGTCCGGTCATCCCGGTTATGACGCCCGCAGTATTGCCCTGTCGCTGGGGTCGGTGCAGCTGATGACAGAGCTTGGTCTCTGGCCTGCACTGATGCGTGAAGCAACTGCGATTTCCCGGATTCATGTGTCTGACCGGGGCCATGCCGGTCTGGCTCGGATCGCGGCAGATGAATATGGTGCTGATGCGCTGGGTTATGTGATCGAACTGGCTCAGGCTGGCGCGGTTTTTCATGAACAGCTCGCGCAAAGTTCGGGGATTGATCTGCTTTGTCCGGTAAAAATCAAGGCGATTGAGCGGGAAACTGATCAGGTCATCCTGCAGCTTTCTTCCGGTGAATCCTGCCGGGCGAATTTGCTGGTTGCTGCAGACGGAGGGCTGTCGGAATGCTGCCTTCAACTGGGAATTTCCCAGACGTCACTGAATTTTGAACAGGTGGCAATCATTGCCAATGTGTCAACTACGAAACCGCATCAGGGCGAAGCTTTTGAACGCTTTACGCCCTTTGGCCCGCTTGCCCTGTTGCCGATGAGTCAGGGACGCAGCTCGCTGGTTTGGTGCGTTCCTCCGGAACAGCAAGAGACGGTGATGGGCTGGGATGACGAAATGTTTTTGCAGCAATTACAGAAAGCTTTTGGCTGGCGTCTGGGACAGATGGTCAAAACGGGTCAGCGCTATGCCTACCCGCTGAGCCTGCGTCAGGCGGAGCGTCGGGTGTCGCACCGGTTTGCGGTCATTGGCAATGCAGCACAAACCCTGCATCCGATCGCCGGACAGGGATTTAATCTGGGGCTGCGTGATGTGATGACGCTGGCTGAAGAAGTTGTGGCCGGCGTTTCGCGGGGCGATGAGGCTGGCAGCATGGCTGTACTCAGTCGTTTCCGTCAGCGCCGAGAGTCAGATCAGGCCGCTACAATTGCGATGACCTCAGGATTGGTGACAGTCTTTGCCAACGAATACTGGCCATTGGTGGCAGGCCGGAATGCCGGTCTGATGGCCATGAATGCACTAAACGTATTGAAAGCACCGCTGGTGAAGCGGGCGATGGGACAGGTGGACAGATAA
- a CDS encoding FAD-dependent 2-octaprenylphenol hydroxylase — MMQSVDVAIIGGGMVGLTLAAALADTELRIAVIEGHLPEPELSSLPDVRVSALSRASERILCRVGAWQGMAARRISPYQQMDVWEQDSFAHISFDAQALSQPDLGHIVENRVIQLSLLDQIQKQHNVSLMAPVRCQQLAFGEHEAWLTLDNGQHLTAKLVVGADGANSWVRNQLDIPLTHWDYGHHALVANIRCAESHQQTARQIFTPDGPLAFLPLAESDLCSIVWSVTPEKAEALLAMTPDAFNHALTAAFDCRLGLCSLEGERQVVPLKMRYARDFVRDRVALIGDAAHTIHPLAGQGVNLGLLDAASLAETLIELWRQDKDIGARQHLRYFERWRKAEAAKMIATMQAFRELFDGNHPAKKLLRDVGLLLANHAPGVKDQFMRRALGLSGDLPALAKA; from the coding sequence ATGATGCAAAGCGTAGATGTAGCAATTATCGGCGGTGGTATGGTTGGCCTGACCCTGGCTGCGGCACTGGCAGATACGGAGCTCCGGATCGCTGTGATTGAAGGCCACCTGCCGGAGCCTGAACTGTCGTCGCTGCCGGATGTCCGGGTATCGGCGCTCAGCCGGGCCAGCGAACGTATCCTGTGCCGTGTCGGCGCCTGGCAGGGGATGGCAGCACGCCGGATCAGCCCCTATCAGCAAATGGATGTCTGGGAGCAGGACAGCTTCGCTCATATCAGTTTTGACGCACAAGCGTTGTCACAGCCGGATCTGGGCCACATCGTTGAAAATCGTGTGATTCAGTTATCTTTACTGGATCAGATCCAAAAACAGCACAATGTCAGCCTGATGGCTCCTGTCCGTTGCCAGCAACTGGCCTTTGGCGAACATGAAGCCTGGCTGACCCTGGATAACGGACAGCATCTGACGGCCAAACTGGTGGTTGGTGCCGATGGCGCCAATTCCTGGGTACGCAATCAACTCGATATTCCGCTGACACACTGGGATTACGGTCATCATGCGCTGGTGGCAAATATTCGTTGTGCGGAGTCGCATCAGCAGACTGCCCGGCAAATTTTCACGCCGGATGGCCCGCTCGCATTTCTGCCGCTGGCAGAGTCGGATTTGTGCTCCATCGTGTGGTCTGTCACACCGGAGAAGGCGGAAGCGCTCCTGGCCATGACGCCGGATGCATTCAATCATGCCCTGACAGCTGCATTTGATTGTCGTCTGGGCTTATGCAGTCTGGAAGGAGAGCGTCAGGTTGTGCCGCTGAAAATGCGTTATGCCCGTGACTTTGTCCGGGATCGTGTTGCTCTGATAGGGGACGCTGCCCATACCATTCATCCCCTGGCGGGTCAGGGCGTGAATCTGGGACTGCTGGATGCGGCCAGTCTGGCGGAGACGCTGATTGAACTGTGGCGTCAGGATAAGGATATCGGTGCTCGTCAGCACCTGCGTTACTTTGAGCGCTGGCGTAAAGCTGAAGCCGCGAAGATGATTGCGACCATGCAGGCATTCCGTGAATTGTTTGACGGCAATCATCCGGCGAAAAAATTACTGCGTGATGTCGGCCTTCTGCTGGCCAATCATGCCCCGGGCGTGAAAGATCAGTTCATGCGCCGGGCGCTGGGTCTCAGTGGTGACCTGCCGGCACTGGCGAAAGCATAA
- the gcvH gene encoding glycine cleavage system protein GcvH — translation MSHIPSELKYTNTHEWVRPEGDGVYTVGISDHAQELLGDMVFVDLPDVDSTTEAGDECAVAESVKAASDVYAPLSGVVIAINEDLELAPELVNNDPYGDGWLFQIKADDEGELDELLDAAAYQELTQEED, via the coding sequence ATGAGTCACATTCCTTCTGAACTGAAATATACGAATACCCATGAATGGGTGCGTCCCGAAGGGGATGGCGTTTATACCGTAGGGATCAGCGATCATGCTCAGGAATTACTGGGAGATATGGTTTTTGTTGATCTGCCGGATGTGGACAGTACGACAGAAGCGGGCGATGAATGTGCCGTTGCGGAGTCGGTGAAAGCGGCTTCCGATGTGTATGCCCCTTTATCCGGGGTGGTCATTGCGATCAATGAAGATCTTGAGCTGGCTCCGGAACTGGTGAATAACGATCCTTACGGCGATGGCTGGCTGTTTCAGATCAAAGCGGATGATGAAGGTGAACTGGATGAATTGCTTGATGCGGCGGCATACCAGGAGTTAACACAAGAAGAAGATTAA
- a CDS encoding DUF1107 domain-containing protein, whose product MRMFKQYIPKMVAKHVSRLFSGRIYIDGRGGYEFDNGLLKIPTKAQQRHFDTVKEVNQEIRRLKEAA is encoded by the coding sequence ATGCGCATGTTTAAACAGTACATCCCCAAGATGGTTGCAAAACACGTCAGCAGGCTATTCAGTGGAAGAATTTATATTGATGGTCGCGGGGGGTATGAATTCGATAATGGGCTGTTAAAAATCCCAACCAAAGCACAACAGCGTCATTTTGACACCGTCAAAGAAGTCAATCAGGAAATCCGCCGCCTGAAAGAGGCTGCGTAA
- a CDS encoding aminoacyl-tRNA deacylase, which translates to MLDTPVTRYLQQEGIDFLLLTHSKPARTIEEAAEARGVAPEVMVKSILLRDMSGFHVLACVPGTRQVDPKKVRALFACRRMTCADARDVESVTGLIIGTVAPIGLKQRLPVVFDHALAEFQRVNISSGDRMAGIELAMQDLVQLCAPMYGDICR; encoded by the coding sequence ATGTTAGATACGCCTGTCACCCGTTATCTTCAGCAGGAAGGCATCGACTTCCTGCTGCTGACGCACAGCAAACCCGCCCGTACCATCGAGGAAGCCGCTGAAGCCCGCGGAGTCGCACCCGAAGTAATGGTCAAATCGATTCTGCTGCGGGATATGAGCGGTTTTCATGTCCTGGCCTGTGTGCCGGGTACCAGGCAGGTCGATCCCAAGAAGGTCCGGGCTCTGTTTGCGTGCCGGCGTATGACCTGCGCAGACGCCAGAGACGTCGAAAGTGTCACCGGACTGATCATTGGCACCGTCGCCCCCATCGGGCTGAAGCAAAGATTGCCGGTCGTCTTCGACCACGCGCTGGCAGAATTCCAGCGCGTCAATATCAGCAGCGGCGACCGTATGGCCGGAATTGAACTAGCAATGCAGGATTTAGTTCAGCTCTGTGCGCCGATGTACGGCGACATTTGCCGTTAG
- the ygfZ gene encoding tRNA-modifying protein YgfZ, translated as MSTWSETLQFDKIPLTAESAMPSLALIDLSSWGLVTLVGPDSISYLQGQVTCDVVSLAPDQSTLGAHCDAKGKMRTVFRLFRHRDGLGWLQRKSVMDTQLPELKKYAIFSKTTIEASQDILLGFAGEQAEAMIDQLVGGEGDVRPLPDGTAVKIDDQRWLLAVDAATANDIAAKLSGTALLSDDSLWDLHDIRQGIARIESATELEFIPQSLNLQALDGISFKKGCYTGQETVARAKWRGINKRAMYLLSGPAAHCPKAGDVLERSVGENWRKGGTVIAGYQFSDGQAIALVVLPNDLDEGTAFRLAAEPEGQWLQQPLPYSLDEEA; from the coding sequence ATGAGTACCTGGTCTGAAACTTTGCAATTCGACAAAATCCCGCTTACCGCTGAAAGCGCAATGCCTTCCCTTGCCCTGATCGATCTCAGCAGCTGGGGACTGGTGACTCTCGTTGGCCCGGACAGCATTTCATACCTGCAGGGACAAGTGACCTGTGATGTCGTCTCACTGGCGCCGGACCAGTCCACCCTGGGCGCTCATTGTGATGCCAAAGGCAAGATGCGGACCGTCTTCCGTCTGTTCCGCCATCGGGATGGGCTGGGCTGGTTACAGCGCAAGAGCGTGATGGACACCCAGTTACCGGAATTGAAAAAGTACGCCATCTTCTCAAAAACCACCATCGAAGCCAGTCAGGACATTCTGTTGGGATTCGCGGGTGAGCAGGCTGAAGCCATGATCGATCAGCTTGTTGGCGGCGAAGGTGATGTGCGCCCGCTGCCTGATGGCACTGCCGTGAAAATTGATGATCAGCGCTGGCTGCTGGCCGTCGATGCAGCAACGGCCAATGACATTGCAGCCAAATTGAGTGGCACAGCCTTATTGTCTGATGATTCACTGTGGGATCTTCATGATATCCGTCAGGGCATTGCCCGGATCGAATCAGCAACTGAGCTTGAATTCATTCCTCAGTCCCTGAATCTGCAGGCACTGGACGGGATCAGCTTCAAGAAAGGCTGCTACACCGGCCAGGAAACCGTTGCCCGGGCCAAATGGCGCGGCATCAATAAACGCGCCATGTATTTGCTGTCCGGACCGGCAGCGCACTGTCCGAAAGCCGGAGACGTACTGGAGCGCAGCGTCGGCGAAAACTGGCGTAAAGGCGGCACGGTGATTGCCGGTTATCAGTTCAGCGATGGTCAGGCGATTGCCCTGGTTGTGCTGCCGAATGATCTGGATGAGGGAACTGCTTTCCGTCTGGCAGCCGAGCCTGAAGGTCAGTGGCTGCAACAACCACTGCCCTATTCGCTGGATGAAGAGGCCTGA
- a CDS encoding succinate dehydrogenase assembly factor 2 yields MIGANDKARIRWACRRGMLELDVILLPFFEECFDDLSPQECQDFVSLLTCDDPDLFNWLMEHGNSSNPVHAAMVDKIVAHNKSKLR; encoded by the coding sequence ATGATAGGTGCCAATGATAAAGCACGAATTAGGTGGGCTTGCCGCCGTGGCATGCTGGAGCTGGACGTCATCCTTTTGCCGTTTTTTGAAGAGTGTTTTGATGATCTGAGCCCGCAGGAATGTCAGGATTTCGTTTCTCTGCTGACATGTGACGATCCTGACTTGTTTAATTGGCTGATGGAACACGGGAACAGCAGCAACCCGGTTCATGCAGCGATGGTGGACAAAATTGTTGCCCACAACAAGAGTAAGCTTCGCTAA
- a CDS encoding protein YgfX yields MLVALTGAYLTAAGMLFFLAVIEVLSLPLVWLMCLWLWPEYVKAGNRAAQIKGRLVLFADQQLEWQNRQWQLSHALLLTPYLLVMELEASQHVHRLTICLDACTDQEFRRLSLFCRLA; encoded by the coding sequence TTGCTTGTCGCTTTAACCGGGGCTTACCTGACGGCGGCAGGCATGCTGTTCTTTCTGGCCGTGATTGAGGTGTTGTCATTGCCGCTGGTTTGGCTGATGTGTTTATGGCTGTGGCCTGAATATGTAAAAGCCGGAAACCGCGCCGCTCAAATCAAAGGTCGCCTCGTTCTTTTTGCGGATCAGCAACTGGAATGGCAAAACCGGCAGTGGCAATTATCTCATGCACTGTTGCTCACCCCCTACCTGCTGGTGATGGAACTGGAAGCTTCCCAACACGTACATCGCCTGACGATATGTCTGGATGCCTGTACAGATCAGGAATTCCGACGTTTGAGTCTCTTCTGTCGGTTGGCTTAA